Proteins from a genomic interval of Zingiber officinale cultivar Zhangliang chromosome 1B, Zo_v1.1, whole genome shotgun sequence:
- the LOC121971578 gene encoding magnesium-dependent phosphatase 1-like, which produces MGEQRAKEEALRTLGLFQAFPKLVVFDLDYTLWPFYCECRSKNEMPSLYPHAKGILYALKDKGIDVAIASRSPTTDIAKTFLQKLGIQSMFVAQEIFSSWTHKTEHFQRIQRRTGISLKSMLFFDDEYRNIEAVSKMGVTSIHVENGINLEKLRLGLRNFSRASSSTNVDQAD; this is translated from the exons ATGGGAGAACAGCGGGCGAAGGAGGAGGCTCTTCGAACCCTCGGCCTCTTCCAAGCGTTCCCCAAACTGGTCGTCTTCGATCTCGATTACACCCTCTGGCCTTTCTATTG TGAATGCCGCTCCAAAAATGAAATGCCATCTCTTTATCCACATGCTAAGGGTATCTTATATGCACTCAAGGATAAAGGCATTGATGTGGCAATTGCTTCTCGATCTCCGACTACTGATATAGCTAAAACATTCCTCCAAAAGTTGGGCATCCAATCCATGTTTGTTGCTCAG GAAATATTCTCTAGCTGGACTCACAAGACTGAGCATTTTCAGAGGATTCAAAGAAGAACTGGAATATCATTGAAATCAATGCTTTTCTTTGATGACGAGTACAGAAATATTGAAGCG GTCTCAAAAATGGGAGTAACAAGCATTCATGTGGAGAATGGTATCAACCTTGAAAAGTTAAGATTGGGATTAAGAAACTTCTCTCGTGCTTCTTCATCAACCAACGTAGATCAGGCTGATTGA